A DNA window from Setaria viridis chromosome 2, Setaria_viridis_v4.0, whole genome shotgun sequence contains the following coding sequences:
- the LOC117846147 gene encoding transcription factor bHLH130: MYGSPVSKDLNLPVQPPMASSGLLRYRSAPSTVLGELCEDFLPPGPCAASPDAGADNVFARFLADHHIRDDKPSPPPPPAPHFPGEAGMASQQQQMMFQSQHQQQQEMVDAKSGLYRTVSSGMEPASAAAAGVGASNLARQSSSPAGFLDNLNMDNGYGAMLRAGMSMGFRDGSSAAAATADSLAGGGSRLKGQLSFSSRQGSLMSQISEMDSEEVGGSSPEAAGGGRGYIPGYPMGSGWEDSSSLMSENLSGMKRPRDSLEPGQNGLMHQFSLPKTSSEMANIEKFLQFQDAVPCKIRAKRGCATHPRSIAERVRRTKISERIRKLQELVPNMDKQTNTSDMLDLAVDYIKDLQKQVKVLKESHANCTCSASKNQQHSD; this comes from the exons ATGTACGGCTCGCCGGTGTCCAAGGACCTGAACCTCCCGGTGCAGCCGCCGATGGCCTCGTCCGGGCTGCTGAGGTACAGATCGGCGCCCAGCACGGTGCTCGGCGAGCTCTGCGAGGACTTCCTCCCGCCGGGACCCTGCGCCGCCAGCCCTGACGCCGGCGCCGACAACGTCTTCGCCAGGTTCCTGGCCGACCACCACATCCGGGACGAcaagccgtcgccgccgccgccgcctgcacccCACTTCCCGGGTGAAGCCGGCATGGCctcccagcagcagcagatgatgTTCCAatcccagcaccagcagcagcaggagatggtggACGCCAAGTCCGGGCTCTACCGCACCGTCAGCTCCGGCATGGAACCCGcgtccgctgccgccgccggcgtcggcgccagCAACCTGGCTCGGCAGAGCAGCTCCCCCGCCGGATTCCTCGACAATTTGAACATGGACAACG GGTACGGGGCTATGCTGAGGGCCGGCATGAGCATGGGCTTCAGGGACGGCAGCAGCGCCGCTGCTGCCACGGCCGACTCTCTTGCAGGTGGCGGCAGCAGGCTGAAGGGGCAGCTCAGCTTCTCATCACGGCAGGGCTCGTTGATGTCACAGATCTCAGAGATGGATAGCGAGGAGGTCGGAGGGAGCAGCCCAGAGGCTGCCGGTGGTGGCAGGGGGTACATCCCTGGGTACCCGATGGGCTCCGGGTGGGAGGACTCGTCGTCACTCATGTCGGAGAACTTATCTGGGATGAAACGCCCTCGGGATTCACTAGAGCCTGGACAA AACGGTCTTATGCACCAGTTCAGCCTGCCGAAGACGTCTTCAGAGATGGCAAATATCGAGAAGTTCCTCCAGTTCCAGGACGCCGTGCCTTGCAAGATCCGTGCCAAGCGGGGATGTGCCACACACCCACGCAGTATTGCTGAGCGG GTGAGGAGAACAAAGATCAGCGAGCGAATCCGAAAGTTGCAAGAACTCGTCCCAAACATGGACAAG CAAACCAACACTTCTGACATGCTGGATTTGGCtgtcgactacatcaaggatctCCAGAAGCAGGTTAAG GTGTTAAAGGAGAGCCACGCGAATTGCACATGCTCAGCCAGCAAGAATCAGCAGCACTCTGATTGA